A section of the Sulfitobacter sp. S190 genome encodes:
- a CDS encoding ArdC family protein, which yields MVRSRTPRFDALEAITNELIRILERGVLPWRKPWTAGDSARPLRHTGEPYQGVNNFLLTMRTMMAGYASPYWMTFAQAKILDAHVRKGEKSSVVVYYGQSKTGGDETEADDDDAPRIIRFQKSYRVFNADQIEGLPERFHPKPRVPQQHQESEPIPHMQAFFDAIDAQVSFTGREAYYMPAVDKIYMPEIARFEDPLHFYGVWAHEFGHWTKPRHRLNRDYGDARFGNTSYAREEIVAELCAVFLGQHLGFTAHTLEMNAAYLDNWLRVLKSDKHAIFKHAADAQRACDYLIAASEAGHVASSADVA from the coding sequence ATGGTCCGATCTCGCACGCCCAGGTTTGACGCATTAGAGGCGATCACGAACGAACTCATCCGCATTCTAGAGCGCGGGGTTTTGCCCTGGCGCAAACCCTGGACCGCCGGCGACAGCGCGCGGCCGTTGCGCCACACAGGGGAGCCCTATCAGGGCGTGAACAACTTCCTCCTGACCATGCGGACCATGATGGCTGGCTATGCGTCGCCCTATTGGATGACCTTTGCGCAAGCCAAGATTCTCGATGCCCACGTTCGAAAGGGTGAGAAGTCGTCCGTCGTGGTCTACTATGGCCAATCGAAGACAGGCGGTGACGAAACCGAAGCAGATGATGACGATGCCCCCCGCATCATTCGCTTTCAGAAATCCTACCGGGTCTTCAATGCAGATCAAATCGAAGGTTTGCCGGAGCGGTTTCACCCAAAGCCGCGTGTGCCGCAGCAGCACCAGGAGAGCGAGCCGATCCCGCATATGCAGGCGTTCTTCGATGCGATTGATGCGCAGGTGAGCTTCACGGGTCGCGAGGCTTACTACATGCCCGCGGTCGATAAGATCTACATGCCGGAGATCGCCCGCTTTGAGGACCCGCTGCATTTCTACGGCGTCTGGGCGCATGAGTTTGGTCACTGGACGAAACCCCGACACCGGCTCAATCGCGACTACGGCGATGCGCGCTTTGGCAATACGTCCTATGCGCGAGAAGAGATCGTGGCTGAGCTGTGTGCGGTCTTTCTTGGTCAGCATCTCGGGTTCACGGCACATACGTTGGAAATGAATGCGGCCTATCTCGACAACTGGCTGCGGGTGCTCAAGTCGGACAAGCACGCGATCTTCAAACATGCGGCGGACGCGCAGCGTGCCTGTGACTATCTGATTGCCGCCTCGGAGGCAGGGCATGTTGCATCGTCAGCAGATGTCGCCTGA